One Salinimonas marina DNA segment encodes these proteins:
- a CDS encoding HAD family hydrolase → MHATSGFTQHTKVVLFDHDGTLIDSEQVHFTLWQHVLSRFDIVLEQTFYNDVMAGMPELQNAHDIMREFQPDTDAASLTAAKNAALDEYLQQQPFPLMPGAIDAVLRCQRAGLVLGIVTGGGRHSLRRTLQRPELQGVFRVTVAAEDVPESKPNPQCYLQALHKLGVTAGQAVAVEDTMYGLQAASSAGIACAVIPTEHSQDHDFSLASGRFTRLAQWLDKAGVPG, encoded by the coding sequence TTGCACGCCACCAGTGGATTTACTCAACATACTAAGGTCGTATTGTTCGATCACGACGGCACCCTGATTGATTCAGAACAGGTTCATTTTACCCTATGGCAGCACGTGCTCAGCAGGTTTGATATAGTGCTGGAACAGACTTTTTACAATGACGTGATGGCCGGTATGCCTGAACTGCAAAATGCTCATGATATTATGCGCGAGTTTCAGCCTGATACCGATGCTGCCAGCCTGACGGCGGCTAAAAATGCTGCGCTGGATGAGTATCTGCAGCAACAACCCTTTCCCCTGATGCCGGGGGCAATTGACGCGGTATTGCGTTGCCAGCGGGCCGGGCTGGTATTAGGTATTGTGACCGGCGGCGGGCGTCATTCGTTACGGCGAACCTTGCAGCGCCCCGAATTGCAGGGCGTATTTAGGGTTACCGTGGCCGCAGAAGATGTGCCTGAAAGTAAACCCAACCCACAGTGTTATCTGCAGGCGCTGCATAAACTGGGGGTAACTGCCGGGCAGGCGGTAGCGGTAGAGGACACCATGTACGGCTTGCAGGCCGCCAGCAGTGCCGGAATAGCCTGTGCGGTGATCCCTACCGAACATTCGCAGGATCACGATTTTAGTCTGGCCAGTGGCCGGTTTACCCGGTTAGCCCAGTGGCTGGATAAGGCTGGCGTGCCAGGCTAA
- a CDS encoding GAF domain-containing protein, whose amino-acid sequence MDVTQLLANCEKEQLHLSGKIQSFGALMVLDEESLMVTHASRNIEHFIAGGARRLLGTDIGQLEWLREDMLSDLPQSPGQRVTFYDYVVGPHICHIRLIRSEGAVVVELEEARTPQSFMSYQALEARLYPEASEVWEEADYFNQLLNTLHEVLPYQRLMLYRFESDWVGEVVAEAVTGGDKLYQGLKFPASDIPAIARQLYFQNPSRLIPDVEAEAVEVMSIDEDTVDLTWSDLRSVSPVHLQYLTNMEVGASYSIPLIISGKLWGIVACHHPEAVSMDVTSRQTAEKLVSQFCSLFNTYRSRKRLSLLRNIEQRVDEMVRVLSGQDPDTSCQFLADILLYELNASSTALLLGGTWYQAGRDVDEHTLNQLDREIKNDFSDFIFQTQNITEHYGDGVNDPAVRGVLAIKPNFETTALRCYAFRLPEAQYSVWAGNPDKTQQKADETGTLSPRASFEKWTEARGEASREWTRENVLLAKKVRAVILREADKFLMA is encoded by the coding sequence ATGGATGTTACCCAGCTGCTGGCCAATTGTGAAAAAGAACAATTACATTTGTCAGGCAAAATTCAGTCATTTGGCGCCTTAATGGTGCTGGATGAAGAATCGCTGATGGTGACCCATGCCAGTCGCAATATAGAGCATTTTATTGCCGGCGGGGCGCGGCGGCTGCTGGGCACGGACATTGGTCAGCTGGAGTGGCTGCGTGAAGATATGCTCAGCGATCTGCCCCAGTCGCCCGGTCAGCGGGTCACCTTCTATGACTATGTGGTGGGCCCGCATATTTGTCATATCCGGTTGATTCGCAGCGAAGGGGCGGTGGTGGTGGAGCTGGAAGAAGCCCGGACGCCACAGTCGTTTATGAGCTATCAGGCCTTAGAAGCCCGTTTGTATCCAGAAGCCAGTGAGGTCTGGGAGGAAGCTGACTATTTTAATCAGTTGCTGAACACCCTGCATGAGGTATTACCCTATCAGCGGCTGATGCTGTACCGGTTTGAAAGCGACTGGGTGGGGGAAGTAGTGGCCGAGGCGGTCACTGGTGGCGATAAACTCTATCAGGGCCTTAAATTTCCGGCCTCAGATATTCCGGCCATTGCCCGGCAATTGTATTTTCAGAATCCTTCGCGGCTGATCCCCGATGTCGAGGCTGAGGCCGTGGAGGTGATGAGCATCGACGAGGACACCGTGGATTTGACCTGGTCGGATTTACGCAGCGTATCGCCGGTTCATTTGCAATATCTTACCAATATGGAGGTAGGGGCATCGTACTCTATCCCGTTGATTATCTCAGGTAAGTTATGGGGCATCGTGGCCTGCCATCACCCAGAAGCGGTTTCGATGGATGTCACCAGTCGCCAGACCGCAGAGAAGCTGGTTTCACAGTTTTGTTCGCTGTTTAATACCTATCGCTCGCGTAAACGGCTGAGTCTGTTGCGCAATATAGAACAGCGGGTGGATGAAATGGTGCGGGTATTATCCGGTCAGGATCCAGACACCAGTTGTCAGTTTTTGGCCGACATTTTGTTATACGAGCTTAATGCCTCATCCACGGCCTTACTGTTAGGCGGCACCTGGTATCAGGCCGGCCGCGACGTCGACGAACACACACTGAATCAGCTGGACCGTGAAATAAAAAATGACTTTTCCGATTTTATTTTTCAGACCCAGAATATTACCGAACACTACGGGGACGGGGTAAATGATCCGGCCGTTCGCGGGGTGCTGGCCATAAAGCCAAACTTTGAAACCACCGCATTACGTTGTTATGCCTTCAGATTGCCCGAAGCGCAGTATTCAGTGTGGGCCGGTAACCCCGATAAAACCCAGCAAAAAGCGGACGAAACCGGCACCTTGTCTCCCCGTGCTTCGTTTGAAAAATGGACCGAAGCGCGCGGGGAAGCCAGCCGTGAATGGACCCGGGAAAATGTGCTGCTGGCCAAAAAGGTCAGAGCGGTGATATTACGCGAAGCAGACAAATTTCTGATGGCTTAG
- a CDS encoding EAL domain-containing protein: MGNTTTSQGDKTVNTPFIVGVGSSAGGIEALISLVSNLPEKLNASMVIAQHLSPSHKSQMADILTRETKYEVKELEDDTQPEVNVIYVGPPGRHIIYRSGRLRLDKHPDEVTPKPSANILFESLADELGDHSLGVVLSGTGSDGSRGLRSIKSAGGYVIVQSPETAKYDGMPTASLQAVEADRVLSPDEIGNEIANFCSNLMKSFFPNSEEEKNRMMSELYEVVRETTKIDFSFYKQSTLLRRVNRRLIATNNKKLKDYLQQLHHDSDEVKALSRELLISVTNFFRDKEAFKSIRNYIHDVVEAKKDGENVRVWVAGCATGEEAYSLTILYLEEMNKQDKKLTLQVFGTDIDENALAVARKGSYSAHAVSDVDSELVEKYFRFEDDSYYPTKKLRDIITFSRQDITRDPPFLHLDMISFRNVMIYFNTELQQRVLSLFRYALLNTGILFLGKSESIGLKEDYFVAVDRRSRIFKVCQNSKRPAVPRMLKGVVTPSRPRESTGQGYERLFNETIIREFGASVLINPQFTILHSRGDLQPFVNFPSGSPDLNLSKLIVSEFAAELISSFNKAKRESEVVVSQPRQVAKDDQNHWKLAVIPLESPDNNLFIVNFRRVEELPSNTGDGTYDTENADVAELIAAREQLQTLTEEMAASAEEMQALNEEVQAANEELQANNEELEATNEELQATNEELISVNEESMRKSGELSAINGELESVYNTLDFPLFVFDDELKLNRANEAASRKYHLNTGIYKKRVKELHLPEYFIDIESKLRATIKSARKMNIIIKPTDAETLNLFITPLLNAKDQATGAILVIIDNSELVRAHEDVEKNQDQLLSIMNNSLSVVALKDSSGRYEFVNARFEEIFGVSSDEVIGKADNHVFDKKIAKMLRERDLDTMRSLSPVRTVDEFERDDGTVVLESVRFPIFDHDGTVKSICTQANDITRSRHANEQLKLAGKLFDRTGEAILVTDEERKIITSNHSFTELTGYGIDKLMGKNPREFTADIYTPAFFEQVDEALNMQDYWQGEVTYLKADGDEIKLWVTINAVKDNNNQHTNFVVTYSDVNEIKNVQRKIEFLATHDELTRLPNRSVLMERLGMMLTTAKRQESMCAVLFFDLDDFKKINDSLGHNVGDLLLKQVSRRLQKCIRDTDILARMGGDEFVAILQSTSVNEIDEVAQRIIKVINAPFEINEHTLFASASIGISVYPNDGHDNFVLLKNADTAMYRSKELGRNQYQFFTEEMKQDAVHKMEIEKALRNALADGLFSIAFQPQVDINTGAIVGVEALLRCNSEDLEGTPAQKFIEVAERGRLIEEIGLHALELVFKEMHEWRKQHIDIPKVAINISVKQLQDESFVTHAEHMMNKYKIKPSQLKFEITESVLAERMDVLVEELNKLREMGITLSVDDFGVGQSSLSQLRRLPIQELKIDKSFVAGMTESDEAHNITLAIIRMAQALNMEVVAEGVETARQLEILKAEQCQIIQGFYLYEPMGSKETAQMLSSAPDNALST, from the coding sequence ATGGGAAACACCACAACATCGCAAGGTGACAAAACCGTAAATACCCCGTTTATTGTGGGGGTAGGGTCATCCGCGGGTGGCATTGAAGCACTCATCAGTCTGGTGTCAAACTTACCAGAAAAATTAAATGCCAGCATGGTGATCGCGCAGCATCTGTCGCCCAGCCATAAAAGTCAGATGGCAGATATCCTCACCCGTGAAACCAAATACGAGGTCAAAGAGCTGGAGGATGATACCCAGCCTGAGGTGAATGTTATTTATGTGGGTCCGCCGGGCCGGCATATTATCTACCGTAGTGGTCGCTTGCGGCTGGACAAACACCCCGATGAAGTGACGCCCAAACCCTCAGCGAACATTTTGTTTGAATCACTGGCCGATGAGCTGGGTGACCATAGTCTGGGCGTGGTGTTATCGGGAACCGGCAGCGACGGGTCGCGGGGTCTGCGCTCAATCAAAAGTGCAGGGGGCTATGTGATTGTGCAAAGTCCCGAAACCGCGAAATACGATGGCATGCCTACCGCATCATTGCAGGCTGTTGAAGCCGATCGGGTGTTATCTCCTGATGAAATCGGCAATGAAATTGCGAATTTTTGCAGTAATCTGATGAAGAGTTTTTTTCCTAATTCCGAAGAAGAAAAAAATCGGATGATGAGCGAGCTGTATGAGGTCGTGCGTGAAACCACCAAAATCGACTTCAGCTTTTACAAGCAGTCGACCCTGCTACGCCGAGTGAACCGGCGGTTAATTGCTACCAATAATAAAAAGCTCAAAGATTATCTACAGCAGTTGCACCATGATTCGGATGAGGTTAAAGCCTTGTCACGGGAACTGCTGATTTCAGTGACCAACTTTTTTCGCGATAAAGAAGCTTTTAAATCGATTCGAAATTACATTCACGATGTGGTTGAAGCCAAAAAAGACGGTGAAAATGTCCGGGTATGGGTTGCCGGCTGCGCCACGGGTGAAGAAGCCTATTCATTGACGATTCTGTATTTAGAAGAGATGAATAAGCAGGACAAAAAACTCACCTTGCAGGTGTTTGGCACTGACATCGACGAAAATGCATTGGCCGTCGCCCGCAAAGGCAGCTATTCGGCCCACGCCGTTAGTGATGTGGATTCTGAGCTGGTTGAAAAATACTTCCGGTTTGAAGATGACTCGTATTATCCGACCAAAAAACTACGGGATATCATTACCTTTTCCCGGCAGGATATCACCCGGGATCCGCCCTTTTTACACCTGGACATGATTTCGTTTCGAAATGTCATGATTTATTTCAATACCGAGCTTCAACAGCGGGTCTTGTCATTATTTCGTTATGCGCTGCTCAATACCGGTATTTTATTTTTAGGTAAGTCAGAGTCCATCGGGCTAAAAGAAGATTATTTTGTGGCGGTGGATCGTCGCAGCCGTATTTTTAAGGTGTGCCAGAATTCAAAACGCCCGGCCGTGCCCAGAATGCTCAAAGGCGTGGTCACGCCCAGCCGGCCGCGTGAAAGTACCGGACAAGGTTATGAACGGCTTTTTAACGAGACCATCATTCGGGAATTTGGGGCCTCAGTATTAATCAACCCGCAATTTACTATTTTGCATTCCCGGGGCGATTTGCAGCCGTTTGTCAATTTTCCTTCTGGCTCACCGGATTTAAATCTGTCGAAGTTAATTGTTTCTGAATTTGCCGCGGAACTGATTTCATCCTTTAACAAAGCCAAACGTGAAAGTGAGGTGGTCGTCAGTCAGCCCCGGCAGGTGGCAAAGGATGACCAGAATCACTGGAAACTGGCGGTCATTCCGCTGGAAAGCCCGGACAATAATCTGTTTATTGTTAACTTTCGCCGTGTAGAAGAGCTGCCTTCCAATACCGGTGATGGGACCTATGATACTGAAAACGCGGATGTGGCAGAGCTGATCGCAGCCCGCGAGCAGCTACAGACCCTGACCGAAGAAATGGCAGCCTCGGCAGAAGAAATGCAGGCCCTGAATGAAGAGGTGCAGGCCGCCAATGAAGAATTGCAGGCGAATAACGAGGAGCTGGAAGCAACCAATGAAGAGTTGCAGGCCACCAACGAAGAACTGATCAGCGTTAACGAAGAAAGCATGCGTAAATCGGGTGAGTTGTCAGCCATTAATGGCGAGCTGGAAAGCGTCTACAACACCCTCGATTTTCCATTGTTTGTGTTTGATGATGAGTTGAAGCTCAACCGCGCCAATGAGGCCGCCAGCCGAAAGTACCATCTGAATACCGGCATTTATAAAAAGCGGGTAAAAGAGCTGCACCTGCCAGAGTACTTTATTGATATTGAAAGTAAATTGCGGGCCACCATTAAATCCGCCCGCAAGATGAATATCATCATCAAGCCCACCGATGCTGAAACACTGAATCTGTTTATCACCCCGCTGCTCAATGCCAAAGACCAGGCTACCGGTGCCATTTTGGTGATCATCGATAATTCCGAGCTGGTCCGGGCCCACGAAGATGTAGAGAAAAATCAGGATCAACTGTTATCCATTATGAATAATTCGTTATCGGTGGTGGCGCTTAAGGACAGTTCCGGGCGGTATGAATTTGTGAATGCCCGCTTTGAAGAGATTTTCGGGGTTAGCTCTGATGAGGTGATCGGCAAAGCGGATAATCATGTGTTTGACAAAAAGATTGCCAAAATGTTGCGTGAACGTGACCTGGACACCATGCGATCGCTGTCGCCGGTACGTACTGTGGATGAGTTTGAGCGTGATGATGGCACGGTAGTGCTTGAAAGTGTGCGCTTTCCCATCTTTGACCATGATGGCACCGTTAAATCTATTTGTACCCAGGCCAACGACATTACCCGGTCACGCCATGCCAATGAGCAGTTAAAGCTTGCCGGCAAACTGTTTGACCGGACTGGCGAAGCCATTCTGGTGACCGATGAAGAGCGAAAAATTATTACCTCTAATCATTCCTTTACCGAGCTGACCGGATACGGCATCGATAAGCTCATGGGCAAAAACCCCCGTGAGTTTACCGCCGATATTTATACGCCGGCCTTTTTTGAGCAGGTTGATGAAGCGCTGAATATGCAGGATTACTGGCAGGGCGAGGTTACGTACCTGAAAGCGGATGGCGACGAAATCAAATTGTGGGTCACGATTAATGCGGTTAAAGACAACAATAATCAGCATACCAATTTTGTGGTGACCTATAGTGATGTGAACGAGATTAAAAATGTTCAGCGCAAAATAGAATTTTTGGCTACCCATGACGAGCTGACCCGTCTGCCTAATCGCAGCGTGCTGATGGAGCGACTGGGCATGATGCTCACCACCGCCAAACGTCAGGAGTCCATGTGTGCGGTGCTGTTTTTTGATTTAGATGACTTTAAGAAAATCAATGACAGCCTGGGACATAATGTGGGCGACTTGCTGCTGAAGCAGGTGTCCCGGCGACTGCAAAAGTGTATTCGCGATACCGATATTCTGGCGCGGATGGGCGGCGATGAGTTTGTGGCAATTTTACAGTCCACCAGTGTTAATGAAATTGATGAAGTGGCACAACGCATTATAAAAGTAATTAATGCGCCTTTTGAGATTAACGAGCACACATTGTTTGCTTCCGCCAGCATCGGTATCTCGGTGTATCCAAATGATGGTCATGACAACTTTGTGCTGCTTAAAAATGCTGACACGGCCATGTACCGTTCTAAAGAGTTAGGACGCAACCAGTATCAGTTCTTTACCGAAGAGATGAAACAGGATGCGGTACATAAAATGGAAATCGAAAAAGCATTACGTAATGCGCTGGCCGATGGCTTGTTCAGTATTGCCTTTCAACCCCAGGTTGATATCAATACCGGTGCTATCGTGGGAGTAGAAGCCTTGCTCAGATGCAATAGCGAAGACTTAGAAGGCACGCCGGCTCAGAAATTTATCGAAGTCGCCGAGCGCGGCCGGCTTATCGAAGAAATTGGCTTACATGCGCTGGAGCTGGTCTTTAAAGAAATGCATGAATGGCGCAAACAGCATATCGATATCCCCAAAGTGGCGATTAACATTTCGGTGAAGCAGTTGCAGGACGAAAGTTTTGTTACGCACGCCGAACATATGATGAATAAGTACAAAATTAAGCCATCCCAGCTAAAATTTGAAATAACCGAAAGTGTGCTGGCCGAGCGCATGGATGTGTTGGTTGAAGAGCTCAATAAACTCAGAGAAATGGGCATTACCTTAAGTGTGGATGACTTCGGGGTGGGGCAGTCGTCATTATCCCAGTTACGCCGCCTGCCGATTCAGGAGTTGAAAATTGATAAAAGCTTTGTGGCGGGGATGACCGAGTCCGATGAAGCCCATAATATTACCCTGGCCATTATCAGGATGGCGCAGGCGCTGAATATGGAAGTCGTTGCCGAAGGGGTGGAAACCGCCCGACAATTGGAAATTCTGAAAGCTGAGCAATGCCAGATCATTCAGGGGTTTTATTTGTATGAACCCATGGGCAGCAAAGAAACCGCCCAGATGTTATCGTCTGCGCCCGACAACGCACTCTCAACATAA
- the parE gene encoding DNA topoisomerase IV subunit B, whose translation MATQYNSDAIEVLNGLDPVKRRPGMYTDTSRPNHLGQEVIDNSVDEALAGHATNIKVILHEDQSLEVTDDGRGMPVDIHPEEKISGVELIMSKLHAGGKFSNQSYAFSGGLHGVGISVVNALSTKVEVTIRRDAQVYQIDFANGDKTEELRVIDTCGKRNTGTRVHFWPDGQYFDSAKFSASRLIHNLRAKAVLCPGLRIKFDNKVTKEVHEWHFEDGLKDYLYQAVEQFETIPGEEPFVGAFSGNAEAADWAVMWLPQGGDVVTESYVNLIPTAQGGTHVNGLRQGLLESMREFCEFRNLLPRGVKLTPDDIWDRCAYILSTKMQDPQFAGQTKERLSSRQASAFVSGVVKDSFSLWLNQHTEIAEALAEMCISNAQRRLRQNKKVARKKVTQGPALPGKLTDCSSQDINYSELFLVEGDSAGGSAKQARDREFQAIMPLRGKILNSWEVDSGQVLASQEIHDISVALGIDPGSADLTGLRYGKICILADADSDGLHIATLLCALFVRHFTALVEKGHVYVAMPPLYRVDVGKEVFYALDESEKQGILDRIEAEKKRGKVNVQRFKGLGEMNPIQLRETTMDPNTRRLVQLTIDDTSHMLELMDMLLAKKRSSDRKNWLESKGNMAEVVGV comes from the coding sequence ATGGCCACTCAATATAATTCAGATGCAATTGAAGTTCTTAATGGTCTTGACCCGGTAAAGCGGCGGCCAGGAATGTACACCGACACCAGCCGGCCCAATCATTTAGGGCAGGAAGTCATTGATAACAGTGTGGATGAGGCCCTTGCCGGGCATGCCACCAACATCAAGGTGATTTTGCATGAAGATCAGTCTCTGGAAGTGACGGATGATGGCCGGGGTATGCCGGTGGATATTCACCCTGAAGAAAAGATCTCCGGGGTGGAGTTGATCATGTCCAAGCTGCATGCGGGGGGAAAATTTTCCAATCAGAGTTATGCCTTTTCCGGCGGTTTGCACGGGGTGGGTATCTCGGTGGTGAACGCCTTATCGACTAAGGTGGAGGTCACGATTCGTCGCGACGCCCAGGTGTACCAGATTGATTTTGCTAATGGCGATAAAACCGAAGAATTACGGGTCATTGATACCTGTGGTAAACGCAATACCGGCACCCGGGTGCATTTCTGGCCAGATGGTCAGTATTTTGATTCAGCCAAATTTTCAGCCTCGCGCCTGATTCATAACTTACGGGCAAAAGCCGTATTGTGTCCTGGCCTGCGGATTAAATTTGATAATAAAGTCACCAAAGAAGTGCATGAATGGCATTTTGAAGATGGTCTGAAAGATTATCTGTACCAGGCTGTGGAACAATTTGAAACGATACCGGGTGAAGAGCCTTTTGTCGGGGCCTTTAGTGGCAATGCCGAAGCGGCAGACTGGGCGGTCATGTGGCTGCCTCAGGGCGGCGATGTGGTTACCGAAAGCTATGTAAACCTCATCCCCACGGCGCAGGGCGGCACCCATGTAAACGGTTTGCGGCAGGGCTTACTGGAGTCGATGCGCGAATTTTGTGAGTTCAGAAACCTGCTGCCGCGCGGGGTAAAACTCACCCCCGATGATATCTGGGATCGCTGCGCCTACATTCTGTCAACCAAGATGCAGGATCCGCAATTTGCCGGGCAAACCAAAGAACGTCTGTCTTCACGGCAGGCCTCGGCGTTTGTCTCAGGGGTAGTCAAAGATTCTTTTAGTTTGTGGCTGAATCAGCATACAGAAATCGCCGAAGCGCTGGCAGAAATGTGTATCAGCAATGCTCAGCGCCGTCTGCGGCAAAATAAAAAAGTGGCCCGTAAAAAGGTCACGCAGGGCCCTGCCTTACCTGGAAAACTCACCGACTGCTCCTCCCAGGATATCAACTATTCTGAATTGTTTTTGGTGGAAGGGGACTCTGCCGGCGGCTCGGCAAAACAAGCCCGGGATCGGGAGTTTCAGGCCATTATGCCGTTGCGTGGTAAAATTCTGAACAGCTGGGAGGTAGATTCCGGCCAGGTTCTGGCATCGCAGGAAATTCACGATATTTCGGTAGCCTTGGGTATCGATCCGGGCTCTGCTGACTTAACCGGTTTGCGCTATGGCAAAATCTGTATTCTGGCCGATGCTGACTCCGATGGCCTGCATATTGCAACTTTGTTGTGTGCTCTGTTTGTTCGACACTTTACGGCGCTGGTAGAAAAGGGCCATGTGTATGTGGCGATGCCCCCGTTATACCGGGTGGATGTAGGCAAAGAAGTATTTTACGCGCTGGATGAAAGTGAAAAGCAGGGCATTTTAGACAGGATAGAAGCAGAAAAAAAACGTGGCAAGGTTAATGTGCAGCGTTTTAAAGGGCTGGGTGAGATGAACCCGATTCAGCTTCGTGAAACTACCATGGATCCAAATACACGCCGGTTGGTGCAACTGACCATCGACGATACAAGCCACATGCTTGAACTGATGGATATGCTTCTGGCGAAAAAGCGCAGCAGCGATCGCAAAAACTGGCTGGAAAGCAAGGGCAATATGGCTGAAGTCGTGGGCGTGTGA
- a CDS encoding YqiA/YcfP family alpha/beta fold hydrolase, with protein sequence MSDVLYLHGFLSSPQSVKAQATKAWFARHYPQVTLHTPQLPNSPGQVRPQLERYIEQHPQLLEQGLKVIGSSMGGYLASHLVEHYGGRAALVNPAVRPYELLLEYLGDHINPYTQEPFSLVTDDMHILKSLDTPIVSQPEQYLVLLQTGDETLDYRQAEQKYQGAQLRIEQGGDHSFENYEQHLPDIARFLAV encoded by the coding sequence ATGAGTGACGTGTTGTATCTGCACGGTTTTTTAAGCTCGCCCCAATCGGTAAAAGCCCAGGCTACCAAGGCCTGGTTTGCCCGTCATTATCCGCAGGTAACCCTGCATACCCCGCAACTGCCTAATAGCCCGGGGCAGGTCAGGCCACAGCTTGAACGTTATATTGAACAGCATCCGCAGCTGCTTGAACAGGGGCTGAAAGTCATTGGCAGCTCAATGGGCGGCTACCTGGCCAGCCATCTGGTGGAACACTATGGTGGGCGCGCGGCGCTAGTGAATCCGGCGGTACGGCCTTATGAGCTGCTGCTGGAGTATCTGGGCGATCATATTAATCCCTATACCCAGGAACCGTTTTCACTGGTGACTGACGATATGCACATATTAAAATCCCTCGACACCCCCATTGTAAGCCAGCCTGAACAGTATCTGGTATTACTGCAAACCGGGGATGAAACCCTGGATTACCGGCAGGCAGAACAAAAATATCAGGGGGCACAGTTACGCATTGAGCAAGGCGGCGATCATAGTTTTGAAAACTATGAACAACATTTACCCGACATTGCCCGCTTTCTGGCGGTATAA
- a CDS encoding metallophosphoesterase family protein produces MSEPSALCHQQSLMGAAQRLVQFTDCHLFADPEQSGYAAIAPYHSLARCLESAVEYQPDMLLCTGDISGDDSKTSYVWLRELIKQYAPHIPLYVIAGNHDNNPYFKETLAAHAIQSGAPAELGNWCVHGLDTRYQGAQGQIDERQLQQVAAAIGARPRQYHALALHHHPIASNSWMDTHCLVNAGVLLDWLHTQPVRVVLHGHTHAECEHAHGRQTILGTPSTSWQWAMTPEFGVSAQPPGFRLLELSDEGHWHSIIRRIS; encoded by the coding sequence TTGTCTGAACCATCAGCCCTCTGTCACCAGCAAAGTCTGATGGGCGCAGCGCAGCGGTTAGTGCAGTTTACTGACTGTCATTTATTTGCTGATCCTGAACAGTCAGGTTACGCCGCCATCGCCCCTTATCATTCCCTGGCCCGGTGTTTAGAATCCGCGGTGGAATACCAGCCGGACATGCTGTTATGCACCGGCGATATCAGTGGCGATGACAGTAAGACCAGTTATGTCTGGTTGCGTGAGCTAATCAAACAATATGCCCCCCACATACCGCTGTATGTTATTGCCGGTAATCATGATAATAACCCTTATTTTAAGGAAACACTGGCGGCGCATGCAATACAATCGGGGGCGCCGGCAGAGCTGGGTAACTGGTGTGTGCATGGTCTGGATACCCGCTACCAGGGCGCGCAGGGTCAGATTGATGAGCGTCAGCTACAGCAGGTCGCCGCGGCAATTGGTGCCAGGCCCCGCCAGTACCACGCACTGGCCTTGCACCACCATCCCATTGCCAGTAACAGCTGGATGGACACCCACTGCCTGGTTAATGCCGGGGTCTTACTTGACTGGCTGCATACCCAGCCTGTCAGGGTGGTGCTGCATGGCCATACCCATGCCGAGTGTGAGCATGCCCATGGCCGCCAAACAATTTTGGGTACGCCGTCCACCAGTTGGCAATGGGCGATGACCCCTGAATTTGGGGTCAGTGCGCAACCGCCCGGATTTCGCCTGCTCGAGTTGTCGGATGAGGGCCACTGGCACTCAATAATAAGGAGAATTTCATGA
- a CDS encoding DUF1249 domain-containing protein, whose translation MQATCEVNYARFLQVLPDCDTQDLAFEFTIGTHLSYRITLTDTARYTTTLLVEQLNAHTPAYLKPSMEVRLYHDARMAEVISSQNTGAFAPSYAYPNRNMRQRNEKQLVNQFLGEWLQFCLNHQPSVTSKV comes from the coding sequence ATGCAGGCCACCTGTGAGGTGAATTACGCGCGCTTTTTGCAGGTACTGCCCGACTGCGACACTCAGGATCTGGCGTTTGAATTTACCATTGGGACGCATTTGAGCTACCGTATTACCCTGACGGATACTGCCCGTTACACCACCACCTTGCTGGTGGAGCAGTTAAACGCCCATACGCCGGCTTACCTAAAGCCGTCGATGGAGGTCAGGCTGTATCATGATGCGCGTATGGCAGAGGTCATCAGCAGCCAGAATACCGGGGCCTTTGCCCCATCTTATGCCTACCCCAATCGCAACATGCGCCAGCGCAATGAAAAGCAGCTGGTTAATCAGTTTCTGGGTGAATGGCTGCAATTTTGTCTGAACCATCAGCCCTCTGTCACCAGCAAAGTCTGA